GTCGCCGAGAAACCAGCCGACGACAGTGACGAAGACGAAATAGACCGCGACAAAGATCGCCACGGTGATGCCCAGCCCCTTCAGCAGCACCGCCTGAAAACGGCGGTCGCCGAGCTGGCCGATCGCCGCGAGGAAGGAGGCCGGGATCATTCCGACACCCATTCGGTGATCGCCTCGATATCCGGGCGCGGCCGGTCGGGCGGTGTGAGGGTTTCGGTGCCGATATGCATAAAGCCCGCGATGCGCTCATGCGGCGCCAGCCCCAGCTCGCCCTCGACCAGCGCACGGTCTTCGGCCACCCAGCCGGTCAGCCAGTTCGCGCCCCAGCCGCTGGCCAGCGCGGCGTTGAGCAGCGCCAGACAGACAGCGCCGGCGGAATAGGTCTGTTCGATCGCGGGCACCTTGGGGCTCTCCTTGGGCGATTCCACCACCACCACGCAGAGCGGGCTCTCGGCGAACTGACGCCGGCCCTTTTCGGCCACCTCGGGCGCCGAGCCCAGCACCTCGGCGCGGGCAACGGCGGCGTTGGCCAGCCGGTCCAGCGCCGCACGTTCCAGCACGATGAAGCGCCAGGGCTCCAGCTTGCCGTGATCGGGGCTGCGGGCGGCGGCGGTCAGCAGCGGCATGAGCGCCGCGCGATCCGGCGCCGGGCCGGTCAGCGTCTTGGACGGGCGCGAGCGCCGGGACAGCAGAAACGCCATCGCGTCTGGGTTGGGGGTGGGCATGGGCGTCTCCTTGGATCGTCTGCCCCTATGTCAGGCTT
The window above is part of the Salipiger abyssi genome. Proteins encoded here:
- a CDS encoding nitroreductase family protein, with protein sequence MPTPNPDAMAFLLSRRSRPSKTLTGPAPDRAALMPLLTAAARSPDHGKLEPWRFIVLERAALDRLANAAVARAEVLGSAPEVAEKGRRQFAESPLCVVVVESPKESPKVPAIEQTYSAGAVCLALLNAALASGWGANWLTGWVAEDRALVEGELGLAPHERIAGFMHIGTETLTPPDRPRPDIEAITEWVSE